The following coding sequences are from one Canis lupus baileyi chromosome 19, mCanLup2.hap1, whole genome shotgun sequence window:
- the MATK gene encoding megakaryocyte-associated tyrosine-protein kinase isoform X3 — protein sequence MPTRRWAPGTQCITKCEHMRPKPGELAFRKGDVVTILEACESKSWYRAKHHASGQEGLLAAGALREREALSADPKLSLMPWFHGKISGQEAVQQLQPPEDGLFLVRESARHPGDYVLCVSFGRDVIHYRVLHRDGHLTIDEAVCFCNLMDMVEHYSKDKGAICTKLVKPKRKQGTRSAEEELAKAGWLLNLQHLTLGARIGEGEFGAVLQGEYLGQKVAVKNIKCDVTAQAFLDETAVMTKMQHKNLVRLLGVILHQGLYIVMEHVSKGNLVNFLRTRGRALVSTSQLLQFSLHVAEGMEYLESKKLVHRDLAARNILISEDLVAKVSDFGLAKAERKGLDSSRLPVKWTAPEALKHGKFSSKSDVWSFGVLLWEVFSYGRAPYPKMSLKEVSEAVEKGYRMEPPEGCPGPIHALMGSCWEAEPARRPPFRKLAEKLARELRSAGAPALVGGQDTDSSSSPRGQEP from the exons ATGCCAACG aGGCGCTGGGCCCCAGGCACCCAATGCATCACCAAGTGTGAGCACATGCGCCCCAAGCCGGGAGAGCTGGCCTTCCGCAAGGGCGACGTGGTCACCATCCTGGAGGCCTGTGAG AGCAAGAGCTGGTACCGCGCGAAGCACCACGCCAGCGGCCAGGAGGGTCTGCTGGCGGCGGGGGCGCTGCGGGAGCGAGAGGCCCTGTCGGCCGACCCCAAGCTCAGCCTCATGCC GTGGTTCCACGGCAAGATCTCCGGGCAGGAGGCCGTGCAGCAGCTGCAGCCGCCCGAGGACGGGCTGTTCCTGGTGCGCGAGTCAGCGCGGCACCCCGGCGACTACGTGCTGTGCGTGAGCTTCGGCCGTGATGTCATCCACTACCGCGTGCTGCACCGCGACGGCCACCTGACCATCGACGAGGCCGTCTGCTTCTGCAACCTCATGGACATGGTGGAG CACTACAGCAAGGACAAGGGAGCCATCTGCACGAAGCTGGTGAAGCCCAAGAGGAAGCAGGGCACCAGGTCCGCAGAGGAGGAGCTGGCCAAAG CCGGCTGGTTACTGAACCTGCAGCATCTGACGCTGGGTGCGCGGATAGGAGAGGGTGAGTTTGGAG cggtCCTCCAGGGTGAGTACTTGGGGCAGAAGGTGGCCGTGAAGAACATTAAGTGCGATGTGACGGCCCAGGCCTTCCTGGACGAGACGGCGGTCATGAC GAAGATGCAGCATAAGAACCTGGTGCGTCTGCTGGGCGTCATCCTGCACCAGGGGCTCTACATCGTCATGGAGCACGTGagcaag GGCAACCTGGTGAACTTTCTGCGGACCCGAGGCCGGGCCCTTGTGAGCACCTCCCAGCTCCTGCAGTTTTCCCT GCACGTCGCTGAGGGCATGGAGTACCTGGAGAGCAAGAAGCTGGTGCATCGAGACCTTGCCGCGCGCAACATCCTCATTTCCGAGGACCTGGTGGCCAAGGTCAGTGACTTCGGTCTGGCCAAAGCCGAGCGGAAGGGGCTGGACTCAAGCCGGCTTCCGGTCAAGTGGACGGCACCCGAGGCTCTCAAACACGGG AAGTTCTCCAGCAAGTCGGATGTCTGGAGTTTCGGGGTGCTTCTGTGGGAGGTGTTCTCATACGGCCGGGCTCCATACCCCAAGATG TCGCTGAAGGAGGTGTCCGAGGCCGTGGAGAAGGGGTACCGCATGGAGCCCCCCGAGGGCTGCCCGGGCCCCATCCATGCCCTCATGGGCAGCTGCTGGGAGGCTGAGCCTGCCCGCCGGCCGCCCTTCCGAAAACTGGCAGAGAAGCTGGCCCGGGAGCTGCGCAGCGCGGGGGCCCCGGCCCTGGTGGGGGGCCAGGACACGGACAGTTCCTCCTCGCCCCGCGGCCAGGAGCCCTGA
- the MATK gene encoding megakaryocyte-associated tyrosine-protein kinase isoform X1 produces MRVSPHFLRAWHPTRISARMPTRRWAPGTQCITKCEHMRPKPGELAFRKGDVVTILEACESKSWYRAKHHASGQEGLLAAGALREREALSADPKLSLMPWFHGKISGQEAVQQLQPPEDGLFLVRESARHPGDYVLCVSFGRDVIHYRVLHRDGHLTIDEAVCFCNLMDMVEHYSKDKGAICTKLVKPKRKQGTRSAEEELAKAGWLLNLQHLTLGARIGEGEFGAVLQGEYLGQKVAVKNIKCDVTAQAFLDETAVMTKMQHKNLVRLLGVILHQGLYIVMEHVSKGNLVNFLRTRGRALVSTSQLLQFSLHVAEGMEYLESKKLVHRDLAARNILISEDLVAKVSDFGLAKAERKGLDSSRLPVKWTAPEALKHGKFSSKSDVWSFGVLLWEVFSYGRAPYPKMSLKEVSEAVEKGYRMEPPEGCPGPIHALMGSCWEAEPARRPPFRKLAEKLARELRSAGAPALVGGQDTDSSSSPRGQEP; encoded by the exons ATGCGT gTGAGCCCTCACTTCCTCCGTGCCTGGCACCCCACGCGCATCTCAGCCAGGATGCCAACG aGGCGCTGGGCCCCAGGCACCCAATGCATCACCAAGTGTGAGCACATGCGCCCCAAGCCGGGAGAGCTGGCCTTCCGCAAGGGCGACGTGGTCACCATCCTGGAGGCCTGTGAG AGCAAGAGCTGGTACCGCGCGAAGCACCACGCCAGCGGCCAGGAGGGTCTGCTGGCGGCGGGGGCGCTGCGGGAGCGAGAGGCCCTGTCGGCCGACCCCAAGCTCAGCCTCATGCC GTGGTTCCACGGCAAGATCTCCGGGCAGGAGGCCGTGCAGCAGCTGCAGCCGCCCGAGGACGGGCTGTTCCTGGTGCGCGAGTCAGCGCGGCACCCCGGCGACTACGTGCTGTGCGTGAGCTTCGGCCGTGATGTCATCCACTACCGCGTGCTGCACCGCGACGGCCACCTGACCATCGACGAGGCCGTCTGCTTCTGCAACCTCATGGACATGGTGGAG CACTACAGCAAGGACAAGGGAGCCATCTGCACGAAGCTGGTGAAGCCCAAGAGGAAGCAGGGCACCAGGTCCGCAGAGGAGGAGCTGGCCAAAG CCGGCTGGTTACTGAACCTGCAGCATCTGACGCTGGGTGCGCGGATAGGAGAGGGTGAGTTTGGAG cggtCCTCCAGGGTGAGTACTTGGGGCAGAAGGTGGCCGTGAAGAACATTAAGTGCGATGTGACGGCCCAGGCCTTCCTGGACGAGACGGCGGTCATGAC GAAGATGCAGCATAAGAACCTGGTGCGTCTGCTGGGCGTCATCCTGCACCAGGGGCTCTACATCGTCATGGAGCACGTGagcaag GGCAACCTGGTGAACTTTCTGCGGACCCGAGGCCGGGCCCTTGTGAGCACCTCCCAGCTCCTGCAGTTTTCCCT GCACGTCGCTGAGGGCATGGAGTACCTGGAGAGCAAGAAGCTGGTGCATCGAGACCTTGCCGCGCGCAACATCCTCATTTCCGAGGACCTGGTGGCCAAGGTCAGTGACTTCGGTCTGGCCAAAGCCGAGCGGAAGGGGCTGGACTCAAGCCGGCTTCCGGTCAAGTGGACGGCACCCGAGGCTCTCAAACACGGG AAGTTCTCCAGCAAGTCGGATGTCTGGAGTTTCGGGGTGCTTCTGTGGGAGGTGTTCTCATACGGCCGGGCTCCATACCCCAAGATG TCGCTGAAGGAGGTGTCCGAGGCCGTGGAGAAGGGGTACCGCATGGAGCCCCCCGAGGGCTGCCCGGGCCCCATCCATGCCCTCATGGGCAGCTGCTGGGAGGCTGAGCCTGCCCGCCGGCCGCCCTTCCGAAAACTGGCAGAGAAGCTGGCCCGGGAGCTGCGCAGCGCGGGGGCCCCGGCCCTGGTGGGGGGCCAGGACACGGACAGTTCCTCCTCGCCCCGCGGCCAGGAGCCCTGA
- the MATK gene encoding megakaryocyte-associated tyrosine-protein kinase isoform X2, with protein MRVSPHFLRAWHPTRISARMPTRRWAPGTQCITKCEHMRPKPGELAFRKGDVVTILEACESKSWYRAKHHASGQEGLLAAGALREREALSADPKLSLMPWFHGKISGQEAVQQLQPPEDGLFLVRESARHPGDYVLCVSFGRDVIHYRVLHRDGHLTIDEAVCFCNLMDMVEHYSKDKGAICTKLVKPKRKQGTRSAEEELAKAGWLLNLQHLTLGARIGEAVLQGEYLGQKVAVKNIKCDVTAQAFLDETAVMTKMQHKNLVRLLGVILHQGLYIVMEHVSKGNLVNFLRTRGRALVSTSQLLQFSLHVAEGMEYLESKKLVHRDLAARNILISEDLVAKVSDFGLAKAERKGLDSSRLPVKWTAPEALKHGKFSSKSDVWSFGVLLWEVFSYGRAPYPKMSLKEVSEAVEKGYRMEPPEGCPGPIHALMGSCWEAEPARRPPFRKLAEKLARELRSAGAPALVGGQDTDSSSSPRGQEP; from the exons ATGCGT gTGAGCCCTCACTTCCTCCGTGCCTGGCACCCCACGCGCATCTCAGCCAGGATGCCAACG aGGCGCTGGGCCCCAGGCACCCAATGCATCACCAAGTGTGAGCACATGCGCCCCAAGCCGGGAGAGCTGGCCTTCCGCAAGGGCGACGTGGTCACCATCCTGGAGGCCTGTGAG AGCAAGAGCTGGTACCGCGCGAAGCACCACGCCAGCGGCCAGGAGGGTCTGCTGGCGGCGGGGGCGCTGCGGGAGCGAGAGGCCCTGTCGGCCGACCCCAAGCTCAGCCTCATGCC GTGGTTCCACGGCAAGATCTCCGGGCAGGAGGCCGTGCAGCAGCTGCAGCCGCCCGAGGACGGGCTGTTCCTGGTGCGCGAGTCAGCGCGGCACCCCGGCGACTACGTGCTGTGCGTGAGCTTCGGCCGTGATGTCATCCACTACCGCGTGCTGCACCGCGACGGCCACCTGACCATCGACGAGGCCGTCTGCTTCTGCAACCTCATGGACATGGTGGAG CACTACAGCAAGGACAAGGGAGCCATCTGCACGAAGCTGGTGAAGCCCAAGAGGAAGCAGGGCACCAGGTCCGCAGAGGAGGAGCTGGCCAAAG CCGGCTGGTTACTGAACCTGCAGCATCTGACGCTGGGTGCGCGGATAGGAGAGG cggtCCTCCAGGGTGAGTACTTGGGGCAGAAGGTGGCCGTGAAGAACATTAAGTGCGATGTGACGGCCCAGGCCTTCCTGGACGAGACGGCGGTCATGAC GAAGATGCAGCATAAGAACCTGGTGCGTCTGCTGGGCGTCATCCTGCACCAGGGGCTCTACATCGTCATGGAGCACGTGagcaag GGCAACCTGGTGAACTTTCTGCGGACCCGAGGCCGGGCCCTTGTGAGCACCTCCCAGCTCCTGCAGTTTTCCCT GCACGTCGCTGAGGGCATGGAGTACCTGGAGAGCAAGAAGCTGGTGCATCGAGACCTTGCCGCGCGCAACATCCTCATTTCCGAGGACCTGGTGGCCAAGGTCAGTGACTTCGGTCTGGCCAAAGCCGAGCGGAAGGGGCTGGACTCAAGCCGGCTTCCGGTCAAGTGGACGGCACCCGAGGCTCTCAAACACGGG AAGTTCTCCAGCAAGTCGGATGTCTGGAGTTTCGGGGTGCTTCTGTGGGAGGTGTTCTCATACGGCCGGGCTCCATACCCCAAGATG TCGCTGAAGGAGGTGTCCGAGGCCGTGGAGAAGGGGTACCGCATGGAGCCCCCCGAGGGCTGCCCGGGCCCCATCCATGCCCTCATGGGCAGCTGCTGGGAGGCTGAGCCTGCCCGCCGGCCGCCCTTCCGAAAACTGGCAGAGAAGCTGGCCCGGGAGCTGCGCAGCGCGGGGGCCCCGGCCCTGGTGGGGGGCCAGGACACGGACAGTTCCTCCTCGCCCCGCGGCCAGGAGCCCTGA